Proteins encoded within one genomic window of Lagenorhynchus albirostris chromosome 9, mLagAlb1.1, whole genome shotgun sequence:
- the PRCP gene encoding lysosomal Pro-X carboxypeptidase isoform X3, with protein MWDVAEELKAMLVFAEHRYYGESLPFGANSFKDSRHLNFLTTEQALADFATLIKYLKRTIPGARNQPVIALGGSYGGMLAAWFRMKYPHLVVGALASSAPIWQFENMVPCGVFMKIVTTDFRKSGPNCSESIRRSWDAISRLTEKGTGLHWLSEALHLCTPLTESQDVQHLKDWISETWVNLAMVDYPYESNFLQPLPAWPIKVVCQYLKNPNVSDTWLLQNIFQALNVYYNYSGQARCLNISETATSSLGALGWSYQTCTEMVMPFCSNGIDDMFEPHSWNFKEFSDDCFKQWGVKPRPSWIPTMYGGKNISSHTNIIFSNGEIDPWSGGGVTKDITDTLLAIVIPEGAHHLDLRANNAFDPVTVLLARSLEVRHMKQWIKDFYASLGKMH; from the exons ATGTGGGATGTGGCTGAGGAACTGAAAGCTATGTTGGTGTTTGCTGAACATCGATATTATGGAGAGTCCCTACCCTTTGGTGCCAACTCCTTCAAG gaTTCCAGACACTTGAATTTTCTGACAACAGAGCAAGCTCTGGCTGATTTTGCAACATTAATCAAATACTTGAAAAGAACAATCCCAGGAGCTAGAAATCAACCTGTCATTGCCCTAGGGGGCTCTTACGGTGGCATGCTTGCAGCCTGGTTCAGGATGAAGTATCCTCATTTGGTGGTTGG AGCTCTTGCATCCTCTGCCCCCATCTGGCAGTTTGAGAATATGGTACCTTGTGGTGTATTTATGAAGATTGTAACTACAGATTTTAGGAAAAGTGGCCCAAATTGTTCAGAGAGTATCCGCAGGTCCTGGGATGCCATTAGTCGACTCACAGAAAAGG GTACTGGCTTGCACTGGCTTTCTGAAGCCCTTCACTTATGCACTCCATTAACAGAATCTCAGGATGTTCAGCATTTGAAAGACTGGATCTCTGAAACCTGGGTGAATCTGGCAATGGTGGACTACCCTTATGAGTCCAACTTTTTACAGCCTTTGCCTGCTTGGCCTATCAAG GTAGTGTGCCAGTATTTGAAAAATCCCAATGTATCTGATACATGGCTGCTGCAGAATATTTTCCAAGCTCTGAATGTATATTACAATTATTCGGGCCAGGCGAGATGCCTGAATATATCAGAGACAGCAACCAGCAGTCTGGGAGCCCTGGGTTGGAGCTATCAG ACCTGCACAGAAATGGTCATGCCCTTCTGTTCTAATGGTATTGATGACATGTTCGAACCTCACTCGTGGAACTTTAAGGAATTTTCTGATGACTGTTTTAAACAGTGGGGTGTGAAACCAAGGCCCTCTTGGATCCCTACTATGTATGGAGGCAAAAACATCAGTTCACACACGAACATCATTTTCAG CAATGGTGAAATAGACCCGTGGTCAGGAGGTGGAGTAACTAAGGATATTACAGACACCTTACTTGCGATCGTCATCCCAGAGGGAGCGCATCATCTAGATCTCCGAGCCAACAATGCCTTTGATCCCGTCACTGTGCTATTAGCCCGCTCCTTGGAAGTGAGACACATGAAGCAGTGGATCAAAGATTTCTATGCAAGTCTGGGAAAGATGCACTGA